CATCTCGACGTCGAAAAAAGCCGTCAAAAAATCAAAGGCTTCATCTTTGCTGAAAAAGACAGCGACCTCTACCAATCTGGTCTTGAGATTGCCGACTTGGTCTGCTTACCTTTATCTCGCGTCCGTCGTGGTGTCATCGAGGTAAAACCACGGTTTGTCCATTATGGGGACGAAAACCGGATTTTTAAAGCCATCAAAGATAAGATTTACATTCGACGCGATAGTCCGGACCAAGATTTCCGAAACTGGGGATTCAAAAAAGTACCGATCACGAAAAAGCGTCGTGAATGGTCCGATACTCCTTGGAATGGATGATATGCAAAAAAAGTGGATCCGGTCTCGGATCCACTTTTTTTTATAGTGTAGCTAGTCCTTTTGTCCGCTTTTTTCCCTCTCGACACATATCAAGTAACGGGCACGCTTCACAGTTCGGACGTTGTGCCTTGCAGTGATACCGTCCAAAGAAAATGAATTGGTGATGGAGCTTTGACCACCGCTCCCGTTTGAAACGACGCATGAGTGTCGCTTCGACCTGCGTGACATTATCCTTCCAGCGACAGATCCCGAGGCGTTTTGAGACACGTTCGACATGTGTATCGACCGCAAATGCCGGTACATCAAAGGCGACAGACAAGACGACGTTCGCCGTCTTACGTCCAACGCCAGGTAATGCTTCGAGCCCGGCGCGTTCCGTCGGGACTTCTCCATCGTGTTGCGTAAGGAGTTGTGCCGCAAGCGCCTTGATGTTTTTTGCTTTATTCCGGTATAATCCAAGTCGTTTGATTTTGTCCTCGATTTCCTCGACCGGTGCCGTAGCAAGCGAAGTAGGATCCGGATACGCCGCGAATAATCCAGGCGTCACCTGATTGACGAGCACATCGGTCGCTTGTGCACTGAGTGCGACCGCGACGACAAGTTCAAACGGATTACGGTGAATCAACTCACAAAATGCATCTGGAAACATCTCTTCTAGCGTTGCTTCAATCCGATCGATTTCTGCTTTTCGTAACATCTACTCAACCTCCCCGCCCTGCGAGATCCTCGAGCGTCTTGATCCCTTCACGTTCCCACGTCCGTAAAATTTGATTGATATAAGTCATTTTACGGACATTATGATAGACCGCTTCTCGAAGTGCGGCAAGCACCAGTTCTTCCGAAATGTTCTCAATCGTCAACCACTGAATGATCTGCTCCATCTGAAACGGTGACA
This region of Exiguobacterium acetylicum DSM 20416 genomic DNA includes:
- the nth gene encoding endonuclease III; the encoded protein is MLRKAEIDRIEATLEEMFPDAFCELIHRNPFELVVAVALSAQATDVLVNQVTPGLFAAYPDPTSLATAPVEEIEDKIKRLGLYRNKAKNIKALAAQLLTQHDGEVPTERAGLEALPGVGRKTANVVLSVAFDVPAFAVDTHVERVSKRLGICRWKDNVTQVEATLMRRFKRERWSKLHHQFIFFGRYHCKAQRPNCEACPLLDMCREGKKRTKGLATL